The Bactrocera dorsalis isolate Fly_Bdor chromosome 2, ASM2337382v1, whole genome shotgun sequence region ttattggcaaaaaactcggagagccaattttcacaggactctcttgtggccaacttcagactaccaagcgcgttcgccatggacagaaacaggtggtaatcacttggtgcgagatccggactatacggtggatgcaaaagaacctcccatccgagctcccggagcttctggcgcgtcactaaagatgtgtgtggcctggcgttgtcctgatggaagacaattcGGCCACTGTTGATCAAATATGGCCTTTTCTGCATCAGTGCtgccttcaagcggtccagttgttggcagtacaggtccgaattgagcgtttggccataggggagcagctcatagtggattattccctgccaatcccaccaaacacacagaagaaccttcctggccgtcaatccaggcttggccaccgtctgggccgcttcaccgcttttcgaccacgaccgtttgcgccttacgttatcgtaagtgatccacttttcatcgccaatcaccatacgcttcaaaaacgggtcgattttgttgcgattcagaaGCGATTCGCATGCGTCAATACGGTCAAAGATGTTTTTTAgcgtcaattcgtgtggcacccatacatcgagcttcttagtgactccaagctttttcaaatggtttataacggtttgatgactcatgtccagctcttgaccgatactacggctgctactatgccggtctctttcgactaattcagcgattttatcgcaattttcgacgataggccttccggagcgtggcgcatcttcgaccacctctacaccagaacgaaaacgttgaaaccatcgttgtgcggtggaaatggaaactgtatcgagtccataaactgcacaaattctATTGGCGGCTTgtgatgcatttttgcctttatcgtagtagtactgtaaaatatgccgtattttctctttattttgctccatgtttgcgaagctataactcacgaacgacttaaaaaaaCGACCATCAATCAAACaggtgttagcgcgtgaaatgagcattccaaaaaggtatattattaaaatgctattcacttatttaaaaattccttaGGGATATTGGTGGTAAGttttggtatacatatatgcgaacaacattatttttagtaaatgttcagcagagcggcttttccgaacacgtgcaccaattttcacgggaaatgtcttaaaaaattcgtttttaattccgatttacgaatatgtatggcgcgttatctaattttatgtttttttgcaataaaaataataaaaaatactacgattttgcacaatatttccGCTATAAATGGCATCACTGTTCAATTGAGAACTAGTGATACAAACGGTGATcgggttcgaaatatcgatactctcgctattcgagactaaacaagaattgataaaaatgagaggtatataatagaaaaatattattaattggaaaaataaaaagaaattaaaatatcgatattctcaatattcaagtctgaaaaaaattggtaaaaatgagaaatacataatagaaaaataataataattggaaaaataaaagcgctcgaaaaaaaatatccctggtcggtccaaaacccctgTGTTCATAATTcatctgtgtccaaattcttcttctttctgcaataataatgaattataaattttcctattatgtatttctcatttttaccaattctcgatcagTCTCGTATATTGagagtatcgataattcgaaaaccATCATGAATCAATAGcggccattcgaatttacaacagctgtgccataattttgaacataaccttgccattttTGTTGAAATGAAGTGTTTatgaagtttttcatatttttataaaaataacataaaaaccaacTTCCTttattgattaactaaacaacatcaataattacgtgtatataacttatagaaagtataattttaacatctaaagacgtgtaaagtgtaaaagtgaatttatcatttcgggaaatacgatattttttgataaaaacaaagaaaatattgattttaaaggcacgcgccatacatattcgtaaagtggaattaaaaacgagtattttaagacctttcccgtgaaagttggtgcacgttttcggaaaagccgctctcctgaacctttaccattaattttaaaaattagttttaaacattttttaaaatttatttttaaatatttacttctaTTGTAGATCTCCATTATTGTTTGTAGAgcaacaattacaatttttaccCTTTAAAAGGGAGTTAAGTGAAGATACAACACTGTTTACTTGAAATGTCATTCGTATTTCTGTTATCCGTATTTCGCAGATAAATTTTTTTGCTCTGCGaagaaaaattgcattttaaatgtGGCTATTTGAGAATTTTATTGTAAAGATACATGTAACACAAATTTCCTTCAATTATTAGAGGAATtcacaaatcaaaattattctacaaagtGTAATTTTTCTGTAGTAATTTTATGTAAGATTGCAGTCGCATTGGACAAgtgattacatacatatgtacacatatacacaaagaTGTGCAAGTAAActatatggattttttttaatataaatagaatCGAATAATAAAGTTAAAGAATTTGTGCGTGAGGTGTCTGTGTCTGTAGGAAGGACACTGATTAGAGGTTATATTAATAGGCTAATAGCTATACTAGAATAAAGAGGAGATACAAATATGGCCCAACGCAACAATGCACGCATCGATCGCTTTGCTCAGATGACACAGCAGGAGGAGATAATAGCAAAGAAGCGACAGGAGATTTTGGAGAAACAAAGAACAGCGCAACTGGCTAAAGCAGTGGCAGCAGCACAGACTTTAGCTGCAAAACTGAAGTCTGACGTTAATGGCACTGAAACCACTGAAGTAATAAGTGAAACGAGTGCCGATACTAAAAAGGATAACACTTTACTTCCAACGTTAACCACTACTAAAGAAAAGCCATCCACTAGTGATAAAAGGTTTGCACATTAAAttagaatttatataaaaaaaaaaaacattttaatatctACGATTTTGTTAGCGATTCGttgttaaaaagtaaaaagGAGGAAATAGCAGACACACCTACCGCAAAATCATTGATTAGTTTCACAGgaaaaactggaaaaatatCATTTGGTTTAAAACGTTTGCAGGCGCCGGTTACTGAACAACCACCACCAAAAGTTGTTAATTCCTTCTGTAATGATGGGTCATTTTtggaaaacttcaaaaaaattttagaaaaacacGAGCCAAAGCAACCACAGGTTATATCAGCGTGAGTACATCTAGAGTgggatttaatatttataattttacgcacttgtaaatatttgttaactTATAGGCCAGAATCAAATGCAGATTCTGCAGTATCTGATCAGCCATCTGCATCTCAGTCTACCGAAGGCAATGTAGTGGAATCGAATAGGTCAATAGACCCGACTGTGCAAGGTCAGCACCAGATTTTGCAAGCACCTCAACAACAAGCGATTTCACAACCAACTATGCAGCAAACTCTATCGCATCCAATTGTAACGTCGATGACTCCGGCACCAATGCAGCATCAACACTCGGCGCCCTTGCCACCACAGCAGCTTATGCGGTCATTGCAACCACCGCAACAAACTCAGCTTCAGCAACTATCAACGCTACAACATCAGCCACAACCAGCAATCCAACAACAGTCACCGCAAGCAAGTCTTTTGCACCCACCACCACCAGCACAACCACAATTTCTTTTTAATCATCCACCACAACCGCCGCCTGTACCACCGCCCCATCCTATGCCGGGGGCATTTTTTGCAGCCGCACCGCCTCCACCTCCTCCACCTCAGCTGCCCATGGCTTTAACGTTGGGACCGCTCTATATGATACCGGCGCCTGAGCCCATGCAACTGAATACCATACCGCCGCCCAAGGAATTTGATTTGAATGCCATACCGAATCCACAGATGAACGTGGAGGCAATTCAAATGCCACACGGTATACAACAAAGGCATCACCAGGTATTGCAAGCACAACAATCACAACAGCCACAACAATCgcaacagctacaacaacacgATCAAGTCCAATCACATCAACAATTGCCACAGATGCAAAAACCATTAACTGACCATACAAAACCACCACCGCCACCTCCGCAACTACCGCCACAGTTGCAACAATTACAAGGTCAATTGCCGGCACTATTACAGCATCCACAGCAATTTTCAACCAACCATCAgcagcaaccacaacaacaacaactatcaCAGCAAACACCGCCACCACCTCCAccgccgcaacaacaacaagtcgaAGATCAAAGCAGTCCCACTCAAAATGCAGGTGTGTATTAATGCGCAACTCTTAAGTAAAGTTGGGTAAAACGCCAATTTGTTTATGTATGGATATTTCTCTTGCCCGAAAGCGCCTTAACCATATTCGACACAATCTAATAGGTGTCAAAATCTTATAATTATCTTGTTTCTTAAACGATATATCATTggattattacatattttacaaataaggCTGCTTCAGTGAGCTTTTTAGCTGTGTGTAAACTAAGGCagattgtttttttaattccagttttcttatacatacatacatacataaatttgttgGTGCCTTCTTCGCTAAGCTTGATTTTAAAGGATTTTATGTAGTTTTTTCAGACAACAATGACCACAGTTGCTCGCGCATACAGTTACCAACAACTGTTGAACACTTAATCGAGTTGGTTGGCGAAAATGGGGATGGTTATGAAGATAAAATACGTTCGCATAAAAACGAACTGCATCCGGCATTGtggtaaattttgttgttgcatatcatactatgtattttttttttgtttgcggtACAAAACATATACATTTACGGAAAACGTAGTATTAGTATTTAAGAGGTTAAGTGTAGTCAGAGACATGATAATTGaccgtttaaaaaatttattttttggcaggaaatcattttttttaatttaacatcaTTAAATAAGGTTTCGACCTGacttgattaaaattaaaaaaaaaaacagtaattttAAAAGTAGTGATTGTTTATGTCGATCATAACTAATCCTTGCTGATTtatcatctaaaatcaatcggacaaaaaaaaaatgttttttattacgtAATCAAGTGATCTGATCGATGCTTTTTTAAATGACGCcctattgaaatatttttcaatataatttttcatgttttcaaaaagctgtataaatttcattgaaatctgtcgagcggttttttttttagctattGTGGTCACCAGTTCAAACAACCTACATAGTTTCGGGAAAAacggatttgaaattttgttattaaacaTTTTCAGAGAAAATTTCTTAGGTAATTTACTTtaagaaattgcaaaacaaataattttctgaCTACCTCTAACctattaaatgaaagaaaatgcgCGAGGCCAATGTCAAAAAGCTTAATATGGCTTCATCCGTGCATAATAACCTTACAAGCACATGCTAATAGCTGTGGCCTGCGGCTAATTCTCACAATATCTATTCATTCTAATTGCTACTTGTCTATGTGCATTGATTTCCCGACAACAGTTGGGTCTACAATCGGCACAGGTCCGATTTTTTATTCAGTACTATAAACTCGGCAGCAGGCCTAAAAACTATATATGGCATGTTTTCTGCCACtccaacaacatacatacatatgcacataagaAACAAATCGCTTATTTACATGAATAATGTCATAATTCAAAAAAGTCGTTTTTTAAAGGCGAGCGATTTCTATTGCCTTCTATTAGCAAGTAATGAAAAATACCATAGGTTTATTGAATAAACTAGTGGCTTTACATATTAAATGAAATGCTGGACATAAGCGAGCTAAATTGAGTGTACTAAAGCTTTTTTCAACTTTGAATTATGACGTCacttgtgaaaaatataaattaattccaCTATCATAAGTTAAATGTGTGCTTGTTTCTGAGAAAAAAAGGTACTTCGACTATTATAATTTTACCAGCAATActgtttcaaaacaaaaagttacggtttacaaaaaatttaacaacatgAAAAGTTTATTTACCTTTTCGTCAATATCGTGGTAACACAAAAATATTGTCCTTTCTGAAAAGAAAACTAACCTCACCCTCGCACAActcgatatatgtatgtcgttgttgtgtttaaaaaatgatGTCCATAACAAGTGGAATAACGTGACAATCTTTTCTCGACTGTTTACCTTTCTACGCATCAGAATCCATTTCACAATATGAACAATGACATTGCGCTCGTTTCTGCATACTTAACCTAAAAATTGTTgtgtttttgagttatgacactATTCATGTAAATGAGCGAAATTTTATCCATATGTATTCGATGTACTACCAcagttttttaacttttttatttggttatAAAAGTATGTGTAGTTGAAATTAGCTAGTCTAAAATGAAATACATGGTTGGTGGATATGAACATTTTTGTAATATACAACGAATTTACCACATTTTCTGCCTCGTTTTGGAGCAATAAAGCAACATCAACTGTTAACGGGATTTCAGCGTGAGTCAGCAATCCGTTGGTGTTGACCTCAGGACTTAGAATGGGAGTTGAGTATCAACGTTTTCGTCTAAGCGAGAGCGTCCAAACGGTTAAAGTAAAAAGCGagtaaaatagttaaaaaaaaggcATCTATGCATTGAGCGCAGGACAAAATCGATAAACAGTATCAGCGCTAcagttaatataaaaaaaatgttttttttttttggatttacgtttgtttttattatcgtttttattcgaattttaatttaggtttctgtttgaaaaaaattgcgaGCAATATCACAATTACCGGCAACAATTGAATGGACATCGTCAACGCACGCAACACGAGCAACAGGTGCAACCGCAAAGTCAACAGCAATGCAAATCGCCCACGCATCAGCAAAAGCAAAATCAGCTGCTAACGCGCACGGAGAATCACAATCCGGTTGAAGTGGATGAGGATTCCAGCGACAGTGGTGAGCTACAAGAGCATCAACAAGAGGCGCTTTACCGCTATCATCAGAAGCAAAgacaactgcaacaacagcgTGAACAATCATCGCCGCAAGGTGAGAACCAACATGACGCAGCTGACAAATATGACCCGGAGTCGGCAATAAGCGGAGATGTGGACTCTGATGACGAATACATGCGCGGTATGTTGGATCGCAATCGTGATAACTTAAAGCGTCGCATAGAGTGCCGCAATGAGTTGAGCGAAGAAGAGCGCCAAGAACGCGAGGCTGAGGCCGAGTTGGAGGAGCAACGTCGACTAGAACGCAAAAAGCAGCGTAAAAGTCGCTGGGGCGAAAAAGTGTTGGCGTCTACCAGCGCCGCTGCCCCATCAGATACATTGTCAAGTGAGCAATGTTAAATCTGTTGATATCacgtatattatatttaataatgctAATTTTGTAACTTAGATGTACCTACTTCGTTCGCCAATCAAAATAAACCAATGCTAAGCGCCATAACACGCAATGATCCAGCATTGCTGCAATATGCGCGTCTTAATTATGGTTCGACTAATCTAAGCGAAGAGGACTGGAAGAAGTGCGAAGAGCACTATAAAGTGAATCTGTTGTATCAGGACATGATGAGAAAACGACAAGAGATTGATCGACTCGCACGCAGCGGTAAATTCAAATATGAATACGACTCGGATGAGGACGTCGATGGTGGCACATGGGAGCATAAACTACGTTGCGCTGAGATGGAGGCCACCAAATTATGGGCAACAGCATTGACGAAACAAAGTGAGGGCAAACATCACATCGGTGACTTTTTGCCACCCGAAGAGCTAAAGAAGTTCATGGAACAATATGAAGCGAAGAAGAGTAACCGTCAACCTGATTTGAGCGATTACAAAGAGTACAAATTGAAGGAGGACAATATTGGTTTTCAAATGTTACAAAAATTAGGCTGGAAAGAGGGTCAAGGTTTGGGCACAGATGGCGGCGGTATAGTTGATCCAGTTAATAAGTGAGTATACAACGAattatatgtactcgtataccCTGAACAACAGGGTGTTTTAAGTTTGGCACGAAGTTTGTAGCACCCAGGAGGAAACGTggtttcggtgcaaccgaagttaacgctttttTCTTCTTGTGTTGAAGTTGTCGTTCACATTTCtacttttatttatacttgTAAAATAATTAGTAAATTGAAGCTCAAACCTGACTTTAAACTTTAAGGGCACCACAAAGGGACGGTAACCAAGGTCTGGGTGTGGCTAGCGCCGCTACGCCTGAGGATTGCGACAATGAGTATGATGCCTATCGTAAACGCATGATGTTAGCTTATCGTTTTCGACCCAATCCACTGGTattattttcctttcttttttaatttaatgaattgaTGAATTTTATTGcgtaaatctttcacagaataATCCACGCCGCGCCTACTATTAAACGGAAATGCGGACATATTATTCGCAAAGGATTATGGATGAACTTAAACCTTTGAGTCTTAAAGTGATGTAATGCTCTTACAAATATCTa contains the following coding sequences:
- the LOC105225978 gene encoding SURP and G-patch domain-containing protein 1 isoform X1, giving the protein MAQRNNARIDRFAQMTQQEEIIAKKRQEILEKQRTAQLAKAVAAAQTLAAKLKSDVNGTETTEVISETSADTKKDNTLLPTLTTTKEKPSTSDKSDSLLKSKKEEIADTPTAKSLISFTGKTGKISFGLKRLQAPVTEQPPPKVVNSFCNDGSFLENFKKILEKHEPKQPQVISAPESNADSAVSDQPSASQSTEGNVVESNRSIDPTVQGQHQILQAPQQQAISQPTMQQTLSHPIVTSMTPAPMQHQHSAPLPPQQLMRSLQPPQQTQLQQLSTLQHQPQPAIQQQSPQASLLHPPPPAQPQFLFNHPPQPPPVPPPHPMPGAFFAAAPPPPPPPQLPMALTLGPLYMIPAPEPMQLNTIPPPKEFDLNAIPNPQMNVEAIQMPHGIQQRHHQVLQAQQSQQPQQSQQLQQHDQVQSHQQLPQMQKPLTDHTKPPPPPPQLPPQLQQLQGQLPALLQHPQQFSTNHQQQPQQQQLSQQTPPPPPPPQQQQVEDQSSPTQNAVFSDNNDHSCSRIQLPTTVEHLIELVGENGDGYEDKIRSHKNELHPALWFLFEKNCEQYHNYRQQLNGHRQRTQHEQQVQPQSQQQCKSPTHQQKQNQLLTRTENHNPVEVDEDSSDSGELQEHQQEALYRYHQKQRQLQQQREQSSPQGENQHDAADKYDPESAISGDVDSDDEYMRGMLDRNRDNLKRRIECRNELSEEERQEREAEAELEEQRRLERKKQRKSRWGEKVLASTSAAAPSDTLSNVPTSFANQNKPMLSAITRNDPALLQYARLNYGSTNLSEEDWKKCEEHYKVNLLYQDMMRKRQEIDRLARSGKFKYEYDSDEDVDGGTWEHKLRCAEMEATKLWATALTKQSEGKHHIGDFLPPEELKKFMEQYEAKKSNRQPDLSDYKEYKLKEDNIGFQMLQKLGWKEGQGLGTDGGGIVDPVNKAPQRDGNQGLGVASAATPEDCDNEYDAYRKRMMLAYRFRPNPLNNPRRAYY
- the LOC105225978 gene encoding SURP and G-patch domain-containing protein 1 isoform X2, whose product is MAQRNNARIDRFAQMTQQEEIIAKKRQEILEKQRTAQLAKAVAAAQTLAAKLKSDVNGTETTEVISETSADTKKDNTLLPTLTTTKEKPSTSDKSDSLLKSKKEEIADTPTAKSLISFTGKTGKISFGLKRLQAPVTEQPPPKVVNSFCNDGSFLENFKKILEKHEPKQPQVISAPESNADSAVSDQPSASQSTEGNVVESNRSIDPTVQGQHQILQAPQQQAISQPTMQQTLSHPIVTSMTPAPMQHQHSAPLPPQQLMRSLQPPQQTQLQQLSTLQHQPQPAIQQQSPQASLLHPPPPAQPQFLFNHPPQPPPVPPPHPMPGAFFAAAPPPPPPPQLPMALTLGPLYMIPAPEPMQLNTIPPPKEFDLNAIPNPQMNVEAIQMPHGIQQRHHQVLQAQQSQQPQQSQQLQQHDQVQSHQQLPQMQKPLTDHTKPPPPPPQLPPQLQQLQGQLPALLQHPQQFSTNHQQQPQQQQLSQQTPPPPPPPQQQQVEDQSSPTQNADNNDHSCSRIQLPTTVEHLIELVGENGDGYEDKIRSHKNELHPALWFLFEKNCEQYHNYRQQLNGHRQRTQHEQQVQPQSQQQCKSPTHQQKQNQLLTRTENHNPVEVDEDSSDSGELQEHQQEALYRYHQKQRQLQQQREQSSPQGENQHDAADKYDPESAISGDVDSDDEYMRGMLDRNRDNLKRRIECRNELSEEERQEREAEAELEEQRRLERKKQRKSRWGEKVLASTSAAAPSDTLSNVPTSFANQNKPMLSAITRNDPALLQYARLNYGSTNLSEEDWKKCEEHYKVNLLYQDMMRKRQEIDRLARSGKFKYEYDSDEDVDGGTWEHKLRCAEMEATKLWATALTKQSEGKHHIGDFLPPEELKKFMEQYEAKKSNRQPDLSDYKEYKLKEDNIGFQMLQKLGWKEGQGLGTDGGGIVDPVNKAPQRDGNQGLGVASAATPEDCDNEYDAYRKRMMLAYRFRPNPLNNPRRAYY